A single window of Brevundimonas vitisensis DNA harbors:
- the astB gene encoding N-succinylarginine dihydrolase, with product MTPAIEANADGLIGPTHSYAGLSPGNLASSLNAGEASNPRAAVLQGLDKMKTLADLGLPQFVLPPHERPNIPFLRTLGFTGSDAQVLEQAWKDAPSFAAAACSASPMWAANAATVTPSADSADGRVHFTPANLVTNLHRSLEHQQTKRALDALFPDRDRFAVHDALPSVAHLADEGAANHVRLCADHGTPGVNLLVWGREAYEPWTGPYPARQTFEASQAIARRHGASGAVLARQSRAAIAGGTFHNDVVCVGALETLFHHELAFEDTAATHAAIRAAAKGFEPIFVQVSLADLPLADAISSYLFNSMLVQIPDRDRLTLICPTETRDNPRSDAVAQSLAASNGPIGAVEYVDVRQSMRNGGGPACLRLRVVLTEAEQAAANPAMRLTEDLYARLSAWGATHYRDQLTPADLADPALLDESRSALDALTQILDLGGGFYPFQRV from the coding sequence TTGACCCCCGCCATCGAAGCCAACGCCGACGGCCTGATCGGCCCGACGCATTCCTATGCGGGCCTCAGCCCCGGCAACCTGGCGTCCAGCCTGAATGCGGGCGAGGCGTCGAACCCCCGCGCGGCCGTCCTGCAGGGTCTGGACAAGATGAAGACCCTGGCGGATCTGGGTCTGCCGCAGTTCGTCCTGCCCCCGCATGAGCGGCCGAACATCCCCTTCCTGCGGACCCTGGGCTTCACCGGTTCCGACGCCCAGGTGCTGGAACAGGCCTGGAAGGACGCGCCATCCTTTGCCGCCGCCGCCTGTTCGGCCAGTCCCATGTGGGCCGCCAATGCCGCGACGGTGACCCCGTCCGCCGACAGCGCCGACGGCCGCGTCCACTTCACCCCCGCCAACCTGGTCACCAACCTGCATCGCTCGCTGGAGCATCAACAGACGAAGCGGGCGCTGGATGCCCTCTTCCCGGACCGGGACCGGTTCGCGGTCCACGACGCCCTGCCCTCGGTGGCGCATCTGGCCGACGAGGGCGCGGCCAACCACGTCCGGCTGTGTGCCGACCACGGCACGCCGGGGGTCAATCTGCTGGTCTGGGGACGCGAGGCCTATGAGCCGTGGACCGGTCCCTATCCGGCCCGTCAGACCTTCGAGGCGTCACAGGCCATCGCCCGCCGCCATGGGGCCAGCGGCGCCGTTCTGGCCCGGCAGTCGCGCGCGGCCATTGCGGGTGGCACCTTCCACAACGACGTGGTCTGCGTCGGCGCGCTGGAGACCCTGTTCCATCACGAGCTGGCGTTTGAAGACACCGCCGCGACCCATGCCGCCATCCGTGCGGCGGCTAAAGGGTTCGAGCCAATCTTCGTCCAGGTCTCCCTGGCCGACCTGCCGCTGGCCGACGCCATCTCCAGCTATCTGTTCAACTCCATGCTGGTGCAGATTCCCGACCGGGACCGGCTGACTCTGATCTGTCCCACCGAGACCCGCGACAACCCGCGCAGCGATGCGGTCGCGCAGTCCCTGGCCGCATCCAACGGCCCCATCGGCGCGGTCGAATATGTCGATGTCCGCCAGTCCATGCGAAACGGCGGCGGCCCCGCCTGCCTGCGCCTTCGCGTGGTCCTGACCGAGGCGGAACAGGCCGCGGCCAATCCGGCCATGCGGCTGACCGAAGACCTCTATGCGCGGCTGTCCGCCTGGGGGGCTACCCACTACCGCGACCAGCTGACGCCCGCCGACCTGGCCGATCCCGCCCTGCTGGACGAAAGCCGCAGCGCCCTGGACGCACTGACCCAAATCCTTGACCTGGGCGGCGGCTTCTATCCGTTTCAGCGGGTCTAG
- the phhA gene encoding phenylalanine 4-monooxygenase, translating into MSDFEHVFQEPPPGAAADWTIPQDWEAYTAVEHQTWDTLYARQMTILPGRAADAFMNGLKALDLNTGGIPDFSVMNPKLQALTGWTVVCVPGLVPDAVFFDHLANKRFPSGQFIRKPDQLDYLQEPDIFHDVFGHVPMLTDPDFAAYMQAYGQGGQRAASLGMLAHLARLYWYTVEFGLMETAKGLRIYGAGIVSSATESVFAVEDPSPNRIGFDLERVMRTLYRIDDFQQVYFVIPSIEALKDETLKDFAPVYERLKGTTDIAIDAVLPTDRVFTRGTQAYAARGGRFAA; encoded by the coding sequence ATGTCCGACTTCGAGCACGTCTTTCAGGAACCGCCGCCGGGGGCTGCCGCTGACTGGACCATCCCGCAGGACTGGGAGGCCTATACGGCTGTTGAGCATCAGACGTGGGACACCCTGTATGCTCGTCAGATGACCATTCTGCCCGGCCGGGCCGCCGATGCCTTTATGAACGGGCTGAAGGCGCTGGACCTGAATACGGGCGGGATCCCCGATTTCTCGGTGATGAACCCCAAGCTGCAGGCCCTGACCGGCTGGACCGTCGTCTGTGTGCCGGGCCTGGTGCCTGATGCGGTCTTTTTCGACCATCTGGCCAACAAGCGGTTCCCCTCGGGCCAGTTCATCCGCAAGCCGGACCAGCTGGACTATCTGCAGGAGCCGGACATCTTCCACGACGTCTTCGGCCATGTGCCCATGCTGACCGACCCGGATTTCGCCGCCTATATGCAGGCCTATGGCCAGGGCGGACAGCGCGCGGCGTCGCTGGGGATGCTGGCCCATCTGGCGCGGCTGTACTGGTACACGGTCGAGTTCGGCCTGATGGAAACGGCAAAGGGACTGCGCATTTACGGTGCCGGTATCGTTTCGTCGGCGACCGAGAGCGTTTTCGCGGTCGAGGACCCGTCACCGAACCGGATCGGCTTCGATCTAGAACGGGTCATGCGGACCCTCTACCGGATCGACGACTTCCAGCAGGTCTATTTCGTCATCCCCTCGATCGAGGCACTCAAGGACGAGACGCTGAAGGATTTCGCCCCCGTCTATGAGCGGCTGAAAGGCACGACCGACATCGCGATAGACGCCGTCCTGCCGACGGACCGGGTCTTCACGCGGGGCACCCAGGCCTATGCCGCCAGGGGTGGGCGGTTCGCGGCCTGA
- the hspQ gene encoding heat shock protein HspQ, translating into MTQVRTARFGLGQIVRHREQAFSGVIVDVDPTYSGPLALTGPVQADQPFYRVFAVGPEGGFIVYAAENVLEHDPEVEPLSRADEAQWFSVDAMGRHAPRSHRLQ; encoded by the coding sequence ATGACCCAGGTTCGCACAGCCCGTTTCGGTCTTGGACAGATCGTCCGACACCGGGAACAAGCCTTTTCCGGCGTGATCGTCGATGTCGATCCGACCTATTCTGGTCCCCTGGCGCTGACCGGGCCGGTCCAGGCCGATCAGCCCTTCTATCGCGTCTTTGCCGTCGGGCCGGAGGGCGGCTTCATCGTCTATGCCGCCGAGAATGTTCTGGAGCATGACCCCGAGGTCGAGCCCCTGTCCCGGGCCGACGAGGCCCAATGGTTCAGCGTCGATGCCATGGGCCGTCACGCCCCGCGTTCGCATCGGCTTCAATAA
- a CDS encoding Ppx/GppA phosphatase family protein, producing the protein MPEIDDTPAGRDGRSPRFFEAAADAPLYGALDLGTNNCRLLIARPARDGFRVVDSFSRIVRLGEGLTRTGRLDDGAMDRAYEALGLCAERVAKRGVTSARLSAVATQACRQAENGAEFVDRVKRGTGLTLRIIDPVEEARLAVEGCRNLFDPNARAILVIDVGGGSTELSWLRRSERGLETVGWLSAPIGVVTLAERHPEPTDNLDAWYEAMVADMAEAIADGPVDPDLRAEFDAGRAHLVGTSGAITSLAGIHLRLARYQRDRIDGLWMKRADCEAAADRLLALGPAGRAAEACIGPERADLVLAGAAILEAVQRAWPCDRVRVADRGLREGLLLQRMREDRRNPRSRRRRRGRS; encoded by the coding sequence ATGCCGGAGATCGACGACACGCCCGCGGGGCGTGACGGGCGGTCCCCCCGCTTCTTTGAAGCGGCCGCTGACGCGCCCCTCTATGGTGCGCTGGATCTGGGGACCAACAATTGCCGGCTGCTGATTGCGCGCCCGGCCCGCGACGGCTTTCGGGTCGTCGATTCCTTCAGCCGCATCGTCAGGCTGGGCGAGGGCTTGACCCGGACCGGCCGGCTGGACGACGGCGCGATGGACCGCGCCTATGAGGCTCTGGGTCTGTGTGCCGAGCGCGTGGCCAAGCGTGGGGTGACCTCGGCCCGGTTGAGCGCCGTTGCCACTCAAGCCTGTCGCCAGGCCGAGAACGGGGCCGAGTTCGTCGACCGGGTGAAACGCGGCACGGGACTGACGCTGCGAATCATTGACCCGGTGGAAGAGGCTCGGCTGGCCGTCGAAGGGTGTCGCAATCTATTCGACCCGAACGCACGGGCCATCCTCGTCATCGACGTGGGTGGAGGCTCGACCGAACTGTCCTGGCTGCGTCGCAGCGAGCGGGGCCTGGAGACGGTGGGCTGGCTGTCGGCACCCATCGGCGTCGTGACCCTGGCCGAACGGCATCCCGAGCCGACCGACAATCTCGACGCCTGGTACGAAGCCATGGTGGCCGACATGGCAGAGGCGATCGCGGATGGGCCCGTCGATCCGGATCTGAGGGCCGAGTTCGACGCCGGGCGGGCCCATCTGGTCGGAACGTCCGGAGCTATCACCAGCCTGGCTGGCATCCACCTTCGATTGGCGCGCTATCAGAGGGACCGGATCGACGGCTTGTGGATGAAGCGGGCTGACTGCGAAGCGGCGGCCGACAGGTTGCTGGCCCTGGGTCCGGCCGGTCGGGCGGCGGAAGCCTGCATCGGACCGGAGCGCGCCGACCTTGTCCTGGCCGGAGCCGCCATCCTGGAGGCGGTGCAGCGTGCGTGGCCTTGCGATCGCGTCCGCGTCGCCGATCGTGGCCTGCGTGAGGGGCTGCTGTTGCAAAGGATGCGCGAAGATCGTCGCAACCCGCGCTCCAGGCGCCGCAGGCGGGGCCGGTCCTAG
- a CDS encoding peptidylprolyl isomerase yields the protein MAGLTMALGLAGPALAQTEVGYVPPAADAAVPPPPPAPPAQGVRSPDWRQVLPEDLLVIDTTKGRILVELAPLVAPLHVERIRLLSRMGFYDGLTWHRVIDYFMAQTGDPLGNGDGQSAYPDLKAEFTFRRGPELPFAPVAAPAGAVIGFVGSLPVQTQPDALMSMTGDGRVHGWALYCPGVAGMARDEGNDTANSQFFLMRQPYPSLDKRYTVWGTVVSGLDVVRSLKTGEDASGMVAGERDRMIRVRVAADLPEAERPIVQILNPGSEPFRLLAEQVRAARGADFSICDIPLPVQVTAAAPVA from the coding sequence ATGGCAGGGCTGACTATGGCTCTGGGGCTCGCGGGTCCGGCCCTGGCCCAGACCGAAGTCGGCTATGTTCCGCCGGCGGCCGATGCGGCGGTTCCGCCTCCGCCTCCCGCTCCGCCCGCCCAGGGTGTTCGCTCACCCGACTGGCGGCAGGTTCTCCCGGAAGACCTGCTGGTCATCGACACGACCAAGGGCCGCATCCTGGTCGAACTGGCACCGCTGGTGGCGCCCTTGCACGTCGAGCGGATCCGCCTGCTTTCGCGGATGGGCTTCTATGACGGCCTGACCTGGCACCGGGTCATCGACTATTTCATGGCTCAGACCGGCGATCCGCTGGGCAATGGCGATGGGCAGAGCGCCTATCCGGACCTGAAGGCCGAGTTCACCTTCCGTCGGGGCCCCGAGCTGCCCTTCGCCCCCGTCGCCGCCCCCGCAGGCGCAGTGATCGGCTTCGTGGGCTCCCTCCCGGTCCAGACCCAGCCCGACGCCCTGATGTCGATGACGGGAGACGGCAGGGTCCACGGCTGGGCTCTCTATTGCCCCGGCGTCGCGGGCATGGCGCGCGATGAGGGCAACGACACGGCCAACAGCCAGTTCTTCCTGATGCGCCAGCCCTATCCGTCGCTGGACAAGCGCTACACTGTCTGGGGCACGGTGGTGTCCGGCCTGGATGTCGTTCGCAGCCTCAAGACGGGCGAGGACGCCAGCGGCATGGTTGCGGGCGAGCGCGATCGCATGATCCGTGTCCGCGTGGCCGCCGACTTGCCCGAGGCCGAGCGGCCGATCGTGCAGATTCTCAACCCGGGATCCGAGCCGTTCCGCCTGCTGGCCGAACAGGTCCGGGCAGCTCGCGGCGCGGACTTTTCCATCTGCGACATCCCGCTGCCCGTACAGGTGACAGCGGCTGCACCTGTGGCCTAG
- a CDS encoding peptidylprolyl isomerase produces MKMRVRGAIVAVVMAMGSAALAQTVPPSATQTPAPVPSGLTAADWRTVAPENLLVIDTSKGRILVELEPRVAPNHVVRIRTLADQGFYDGLKFHRVIGGFMAQTGDPLGTGLGSSDLPDIGLEAAFRRGRDTAFVPVPNSGGTALRGLVGAVPVTTQPDAQMMVTADMKVEAQTLFCAGVAGMARSSDPNSANSQFFLMMGENAALNGGYTVFGSILVGREVVQSLKQGPDAADGAVTQDPDIIVQARTAAAMPEDARPVVRVMDTRGPGFIALVESTRAARGNRFTVCDIRLPAEVVN; encoded by the coding sequence ATGAAGATGCGTGTCCGTGGAGCGATTGTTGCCGTGGTGATGGCCATGGGCAGTGCCGCCCTTGCCCAGACGGTGCCACCGTCGGCGACCCAGACACCAGCGCCCGTGCCGTCCGGGCTGACCGCTGCCGACTGGCGCACCGTGGCCCCCGAGAACCTGCTGGTCATCGACACGTCCAAGGGCCGAATTCTGGTGGAGCTGGAGCCGCGGGTGGCCCCCAACCATGTCGTCCGGATCCGGACCCTGGCCGATCAGGGCTTCTATGACGGCTTGAAATTTCACCGCGTCATCGGCGGCTTCATGGCCCAGACGGGCGATCCTCTGGGAACGGGGCTGGGCAGCAGCGACCTGCCGGACATCGGCCTGGAGGCGGCGTTCCGGCGTGGACGCGATACCGCCTTTGTGCCCGTTCCGAACAGCGGCGGCACGGCTCTGCGCGGCCTGGTCGGCGCAGTTCCGGTGACCACCCAGCCCGATGCCCAGATGATGGTGACCGCCGACATGAAGGTGGAGGCCCAGACCCTGTTCTGCGCCGGCGTGGCGGGCATGGCCCGCTCCAGCGACCCGAACAGCGCCAACAGCCAGTTCTTCCTGATGATGGGCGAGAACGCGGCCCTGAACGGCGGTTACACGGTGTTCGGATCCATCCTGGTCGGGCGCGAGGTGGTTCAGTCGCTGAAGCAGGGACCGGATGCCGCCGACGGCGCGGTGACGCAGGATCCCGATATCATCGTGCAGGCTCGCACGGCTGCGGCCATGCCTGAGGACGCGCGCCCGGTGGTCCGTGTCATGGATACCCGCGGTCCCGGCTTTATCGCCCTGGTCGAATCGACACGCGCCGCGCGCGGCAACCGCTTCACCGTCTGCGACATCCGCCTGCCTGCTGAGGTCGTCAACTGA
- the coaD gene encoding pantetheine-phosphate adenylyltransferase, whose protein sequence is MRIGLYPGTFDPVTNGHMDIIGRAVKLVDRLVIGVAQNDDKGPLFTTAQRVEMVRAELVGFGDRVEVRPFSSLLMHFAESLNASVIVRGLRAVADFEYEFQMTAMNQRLNSDIETVFLMADPRHQAIASRLVKEIARLDGAIDSFVSPAVAQAVRDKVKGRG, encoded by the coding sequence ATGCGAATCGGGCTTTATCCCGGCACCTTCGATCCCGTGACCAACGGGCACATGGATATCATCGGCCGAGCGGTGAAGCTGGTGGATCGCCTGGTCATCGGCGTGGCCCAGAATGACGACAAGGGCCCCCTGTTCACCACCGCTCAGCGGGTCGAGATGGTTCGGGCCGAGCTGGTCGGCTTTGGCGATCGGGTCGAGGTGCGCCCGTTCAGCAGCCTGCTGATGCATTTTGCCGAAAGCCTGAACGCCAGCGTCATCGTCCGGGGCCTGCGCGCCGTGGCGGATTTCGAATACGAATTCCAGATGACCGCCATGAACCAGCGCCTCAACAGCGACATAGAAACCGTGTTCCTGATGGCCGACCCGAGGCATCAGGCGATCGCCTCGCGGCTGGTCAAGGAGATCGCCCGTCTGGACGGCGCGATCGACAGTTTCGTCAGCCCCGCCGTCGCCCAGGCGGTTCGGGACAAGGTGAAGGGTCGAGGATGA
- a CDS encoding aminotransferase class IV: protein MSDILIDGLSPTEGDLHYLALVNYGAYTSFRVEDGGVRGLDLHLKRLDGHAVDLFGEPVGQERLRRLVRSALGERRDAWVRISLFSPEIWARTPEAVVCPKVMTLIAPPPPPLGTSMRIQVRTYEREEAHIKHTAIFGLIRARRLARQADFDDALFVDPDGKISEGTTWNIGLVRGDQVTWPQAPMLPGVTQALITQGLAEVGMRSETVPVSIDDLDRFDAAFLCNSATPACPITAIGQHRFAPSPDVIARLQAAWSAAVPQPV, encoded by the coding sequence GTGAGCGACATCCTCATCGACGGCCTGTCCCCCACTGAGGGTGACCTGCATTACCTCGCCCTGGTCAACTACGGGGCCTATACCTCGTTCAGGGTGGAGGACGGCGGTGTCCGCGGTCTCGATCTCCATCTGAAACGGCTGGACGGTCACGCGGTCGATCTGTTCGGCGAGCCGGTCGGCCAGGAACGACTGCGCCGACTGGTCCGGTCTGCTCTGGGCGAAAGGCGCGACGCCTGGGTGAGGATCAGCCTGTTCTCGCCCGAAATCTGGGCGCGGACGCCGGAGGCGGTGGTCTGTCCAAAGGTCATGACCCTGATCGCGCCCCCGCCGCCGCCGCTGGGCACCAGTATGCGGATCCAGGTGCGCACCTATGAGCGCGAGGAGGCGCACATCAAGCACACGGCCATCTTCGGCCTGATCCGGGCCCGGCGTCTGGCGCGGCAAGCCGACTTTGATGACGCGTTGTTTGTCGACCCGGACGGAAAAATTTCTGAAGGGACGACCTGGAACATCGGCTTGGTCAGGGGTGATCAGGTGACCTGGCCCCAGGCGCCGATGCTGCCTGGCGTCACCCAGGCCCTGATCACCCAGGGTCTTGCCGAGGTCGGGATGAGGAGCGAGACGGTGCCGGTGTCGATCGATGATCTGGACCGGTTCGATGCGGCCTTCCTGTGCAACAGTGCCACCCCGGCCTGTCCAATCACGGCCATCGGCCAGCACCGTTTTGCGCCGAGCCCCGACGTCATTGCGCGGTTGCAGGCCGCCTGGTCCGCGGCCGTGCCGCAGCCAGTCTGA
- the gyrA gene encoding DNA gyrase subunit A — MTDDTPENAAPANADISNITIEDELRRSYLDYAMSVIVSRALPDARDGLKPVHRRILYSMHDLNMTPDRAYSKCARVVGDVLGRFHPHGDASVYMALVRMAQPFSMGLMLVDGQGNFGSVDGDMPASMRYTEARMAPAAVALLADIDKNTVDFQPNYDEKELEPVVLPARIPNLLVNGAGGIAVGMATNIPPHNLGEIIDAAVALLDDPEIGDEALLDIVPGPDFPTGGEIMGRTAPRNALREGRGSVIVRGRATVEEIRKDREAIVVTELPFQVNKQTLIERIAEMVREKRIEGISDVRDESDRQGMRIVIELKREASGDVILNQLWRYSALQSSFGVNMLALNHGRPEQMGLRRLLEVFLDFREEVVVRRVKFELAKARDRGHVLVGLAVAVANIDEVIHIIRSSADPAEARERLQAKAWPVADMIALVELIADPRSMLIDGDKLNLTDEQARAILGLTLSRLTGLGRDDIFSEARGLAETIQGHLTILSDRANILAIIREDLVAVKDQFAVPRRTLIGEGDAEMEDEDLIPREDMVVTVTHGGYVKRVALGAYRTQHRGGKGKSGMTMKDEDAIVGVFSASTHAPVLFFATNGKAYKLKVWRLPLGAPTSRGKAFVNLLPIEPGDSIMNVLPLPEDEADWDNYDIMFATRSGDVRRNKLSDFATVNRAGKIAMKLEEGDHMVGVALCTAEDDILLTTAMGRAIRFKADDVRVFKGRDSTGVRGVRLQTGDEVISMAVLARVDATPDERAAYVKHANAMRKAASGEADDDTPTTESEDEGETASGDAPISPERIAALGAAEQFILTVTDTGFGKRSSAYEYRRTGRGGQGLTAHGLGGRAGTRLAAAFPVDETDELLMVTTSGQMIRTRVSQVRVVGRSSQGVTIFRTAEGERVVSVERLAEVANTEDGADEGGED; from the coding sequence TTGACCGACGACACCCCCGAAAACGCCGCACCGGCGAACGCTGACATTTCCAACATCACGATCGAGGACGAGCTGCGCCGCTCCTATCTCGATTATGCGATGAGCGTGATCGTATCGCGGGCCCTGCCCGATGCCCGCGATGGTCTGAAGCCGGTCCACCGCCGCATCCTGTATTCGATGCACGACCTGAACATGACGCCGGACCGTGCCTATTCGAAATGTGCGCGCGTCGTCGGTGACGTTCTGGGCCGGTTCCACCCGCACGGCGACGCCTCGGTCTATATGGCTCTGGTCCGTATGGCCCAGCCCTTCTCGATGGGGCTGATGCTGGTCGACGGCCAGGGCAATTTCGGCTCGGTCGACGGCGATATGCCCGCCTCCATGCGATATACCGAGGCCCGGATGGCCCCGGCGGCGGTCGCCCTGCTGGCCGACATCGACAAGAACACCGTCGATTTCCAGCCGAACTACGACGAAAAGGAGCTGGAGCCGGTCGTCCTGCCGGCGCGGATTCCGAACCTGCTGGTCAATGGGGCTGGCGGCATCGCCGTCGGCATGGCCACCAACATCCCGCCGCATAACCTGGGTGAGATCATTGATGCGGCGGTCGCCCTGCTGGACGATCCCGAGATCGGCGACGAAGCCCTGCTGGACATCGTGCCCGGGCCCGACTTCCCCACGGGCGGGGAAATCATGGGCCGCACCGCCCCGCGCAACGCCCTGCGCGAAGGACGGGGCTCCGTCATCGTGCGCGGCCGGGCCACGGTTGAGGAAATCCGCAAGGACCGCGAGGCGATCGTGGTCACTGAGCTGCCGTTCCAGGTCAACAAACAGACCTTGATCGAGCGCATCGCCGAAATGGTCCGCGAAAAGCGGATCGAGGGCATTTCCGATGTTCGCGACGAGTCCGATCGTCAGGGCATGCGGATCGTCATCGAGCTGAAGCGCGAGGCTTCGGGCGATGTCATCCTGAATCAGCTCTGGCGCTATTCTGCCCTGCAGTCTTCGTTCGGCGTCAATATGCTGGCCCTGAACCACGGCCGGCCGGAACAGATGGGCCTGCGCCGGCTGCTCGAGGTCTTCCTGGACTTCCGCGAAGAAGTGGTGGTCCGCCGCGTCAAATTCGAGCTGGCCAAGGCCCGCGACCGCGGCCACGTCCTGGTCGGTCTGGCCGTGGCCGTCGCCAATATCGACGAGGTCATCCACATCATCCGCTCCTCGGCCGATCCGGCGGAGGCGCGCGAGCGGTTGCAGGCCAAGGCCTGGCCTGTCGCCGACATGATCGCCCTGGTCGAGCTGATCGCCGATCCGCGCTCCATGCTGATCGATGGCGACAAGCTGAACCTGACCGACGAGCAGGCCCGCGCCATCCTGGGCCTGACGCTCAGCCGCCTGACCGGCCTGGGGCGCGACGACATCTTCTCCGAGGCGCGCGGCCTGGCCGAGACGATCCAGGGGCATCTGACCATTCTGTCGGACCGCGCCAACATCCTGGCCATCATCCGCGAGGACCTGGTGGCGGTGAAGGATCAGTTTGCGGTGCCGCGGCGGACCCTGATCGGCGAGGGCGACGCCGAGATGGAGGACGAGGACCTGATCCCGCGCGAGGACATGGTCGTGACCGTCACCCACGGCGGATACGTCAAACGCGTGGCCCTGGGCGCCTATCGGACCCAGCATCGCGGCGGCAAGGGCAAGTCCGGCATGACGATGAAGGACGAGGACGCCATCGTCGGCGTGTTCTCCGCCTCGACCCATGCGCCGGTCCTGTTCTTCGCCACCAACGGCAAGGCCTATAAGCTCAAGGTGTGGCGCCTGCCGCTGGGCGCGCCGACCTCGCGCGGCAAGGCCTTCGTCAATCTGCTGCCGATCGAGCCGGGCGACAGCATCATGAATGTCCTGCCGCTGCCCGAAGACGAGGCGGATTGGGACAACTATGACATCATGTTCGCCACCCGCTCGGGTGACGTGCGCCGCAACAAGCTCAGCGATTTCGCGACCGTGAACCGCGCAGGCAAGATCGCCATGAAGCTGGAAGAGGGCGACCATATGGTCGGTGTCGCCCTGTGCACGGCCGAAGACGACATCCTGCTGACGACCGCCATGGGTCGCGCGATCCGCTTCAAGGCGGACGATGTGCGGGTGTTCAAGGGCCGGGATTCCACGGGCGTGCGCGGCGTGCGCCTGCAGACCGGCGACGAGGTCATCTCCATGGCCGTGCTGGCCCGGGTCGATGCTACCCCCGACGAGCGGGCTGCCTACGTCAAACACGCCAATGCCATGCGCAAGGCCGCCTCAGGCGAGGCTGACGATGACACACCGACGACCGAGTCGGAGGACGAGGGCGAAACCGCATCCGGCGACGCTCCGATCTCGCCGGAACGGATCGCGGCCCTGGGCGCAGCGGAGCAGTTCATTCTGACCGTGACCGACACCGGCTTTGGCAAGCGATCCTCGGCCTATGAATATCGTCGCACCGGTCGAGGCGGACAGGGGCTGACCGCCCACGGTCTGGGCGGGCGCGCCGGCACCCGACTGGCCGCCGCCTTCCCGGTGGACGAGACGGACGAACTGCTGATGGTCACGACCAGCGGCCAGATGATCCGCACGCGGGTCAGCCAGGTCCGCGTGGTCGGCCGCTCCAGCCAGGGCGTCACCATCTTCCGCACCGCCGAGGGCGAACGCGTCGTCTCGGTCGAGCGTCTGGCCGAGGTGGCGAATACGGAAGACGGGGCAGATGAGGGCGGCGAGGATTGA
- a CDS encoding superoxide dismutase family protein, translated as MRALLTATALFMTAGCAMAQTPPAATAPAPEPVGMATLRLADGTEAGTVKAFHGPQGILFRVEGQGWPQGWHGVHLHAVGQCEGPGFTSAGAHVNHPTEARPHGLLNQQGGPDLGDLQNVYAGADGTAMAEVYLPVSGHAGHNLMDADGVAFLVHANPDDHISQPIGGAGARIACGVFSATAD; from the coding sequence ATGCGTGCTCTTCTGACCGCCACCGCCCTGTTTATGACCGCTGGCTGCGCCATGGCCCAGACGCCGCCCGCCGCGACCGCGCCGGCCCCCGAGCCGGTCGGCATGGCCACCTTGCGGCTTGCAGACGGAACCGAGGCCGGCACCGTCAAGGCCTTCCACGGACCGCAGGGCATCCTGTTCCGCGTCGAGGGCCAGGGCTGGCCCCAGGGCTGGCATGGAGTGCACCTGCATGCCGTGGGTCAGTGCGAGGGCCCCGGCTTCACATCGGCCGGGGCGCATGTGAACCATCCGACCGAGGCGCGGCCTCACGGCCTGCTGAACCAGCAGGGCGGGCCGGATCTGGGCGATCTCCAGAATGTCTATGCCGGGGCGGACGGCACGGCCATGGCCGAGGTCTATCTGCCCGTCAGCGGCCACGCTGGCCATAATCTGATGGATGCGGACGGCGTCGCCTTTCTGGTGCACGCCAACCCGGACGACCACATCAGCCAGCCGATCGGCGGAGCCGGGGCGCGGATCGCCTGCGGCGTGTTCAGCGCCACCGCCGACTGA